In Gopherus flavomarginatus isolate rGopFla2 chromosome 5, rGopFla2.mat.asm, whole genome shotgun sequence, one DNA window encodes the following:
- the LOC127052786 gene encoding LOW QUALITY PROTEIN: up-regulator of cell proliferation-like (The sequence of the model RefSeq protein was modified relative to this genomic sequence to represent the inferred CDS: inserted 1 base in 1 codon; substituted 1 base at 1 genomic stop codon), translated as MDQHKSTKLGLRDLQEINPESLKDWTPQALGDLPWHFLRKVMALNGMARNANFWRGATGDQASSEDNGGQGDGGNILHHSNSDARASLHPLDILCAVLLCSDSFLQQEILSRMSMXQFALPLLLPALDTPKCTLMLWAMRDIVRKWRPHSLAESRGFREGSLVLTAMPTISFVQLGSCSFSKSKLLNMVLSLSQQHHDFFIHRDMESGNIPQEMADGLVEISWYFPGEKESSDLFPEPVAVTNLRRDIESHWLQFSFLTQVSSAVFIVTESISERQXALLSSLQGSATKYNFILNYESGKWSETQEFLNKLTPVLKLNKFNVLEKSNSTNETEFVENLQRMIRSIMNSSNKRVNMKDMAMAARELGVQVDEDFKECQSRRKWAREITMNMRDVTNCKAEMLKLQGDLWNTMTKVEKELCRMKEQGTVPPEDYKMQLKEKLSELHAQQNSCELNDGLIKFINGLEQLTAVEKHHFLKWLKYTLDHIAKDEHSTLQAQYNALAGDPQQLEELGELISASSLVVEGRALGNPPSSTPRSACSLQ; from the exons ATGGACCAGCACAAAAGCACAAAGCTGGGGTTGAGGGATCTTCAGGAAATCAACCCAGAAAGTCTAAAAGACTGGACTCCTCAGGCATTAGGGGATTTACCATGGCATTTTCTGAGGAAGGTCATGGCTCTGAATGGGATGGCCAGAAATGCAAACTTTTGGCGGGGAGCAACTGGTGACCAAGCCAGCAGTGAGGACAATGGTGGACAAGGTGACGGTGGCAATATTCTTCACCACAGCAACTCAGATGCCAGAGCTTCTCTGCACCCCCTCGACATTCTCTGTGCTGTTCTGCTTTGCTCAGACAGTTTCCTACAGCAGGAGATCCTGTCCAGAATGTCCA TCCAGTTTGCCCTCCCTCTGCTGCTACCTGCCCTCGACACCCCCAAGTGCACCCTAATGCTGTGGGCCATGAGGGACATTGTGAGGAAGTGGAGGCCGCACTCCCTGGCAGAGagcagagggttcagagagggGAGCCTGGTGCTCACAGCAATGCCAACAATTTCCTTTGTgcagctggggagctgcagctTCTCCAAGTCCAAACTCCTCAATATGGTtctcagcctctcccagcagcacCACGATTTCTTCATCCATCGGGACATGGAGTCTGGGAACATCCCTCAGGAAATGGCAGATGGGCTGGTTGAGATTTCCTGGTATTTCCCTGGGGAGAAGGAGAGTTCAGATCTTTTCCCAGAGCCTGTCGCAGTTACAAACCTGCGCAGAGACATTGAGTcgcactggctgcagttcagctTTTTAACACAGGTCTCCTCAGCAGTGTTCATAGTTACTGAGAGCATCAGTGAGAGACAATAGGCACTGTTATCATCCCTGCAGGGATCAGCCACTAAATACAACTTCATCCTCAATTACGAATCTGGCAAATGGAGTGAAACTCAGGAATTCCTTAATAAATTAACCCCAGTGCTGAAGCTGAACAAATTCAATGTGCTGGAGAAAAGCAACAGCACAAATGAGACAGAATTTGTAGAAAATCTCCAGCGCATGATACGAAGCATAATGAACTCCTCTAACAAGAGAGTAAATATGAAAGACATGGCTATGGCAGCACGTGAATTAGGTGTCCAGGTAGATGAGGACTTTAAGGAATGTCAGAGCAGACGCAAGTGGGCTAGAGAAATTACCATGAATATGAGAGATGTGACCAATTGCAAGGCAGAAATGCTGAAACTCCAAGGAGATCTGTGGAATACCATGACTAAAGTAGAAAAAGAGCTGTGCAGAATGAAAGAACAAGGAACTGTCCCTCCTGAAGACTATAAAATGCAGCTGaaagaaaaattgtcagagctTCATGCCCAGCAAAATAGTTGTGAGCTTAACGATGGGCTGATTAAATTTATCAATGGACTAGAACAACTGACTGCAGTGGAAAAACATCACTTCCTCAAATGGCTGAAATATACTCTGGATCACATTGCTAAGGATGAACATTCCACGTTACAAGCTCAGTATAATGCTTTGGCAGGTGACCCACAACAGCTAGAAGAACTGGGTGAATTAATCTCTGCCAGTTCCTTGGTTGTGGAGGGCAGAGCACTGGGAAATCCACCCTCCTCAACACCACGTTCGGCCTGCAGTTTGCAGTGA
- the LOC127052735 gene encoding up-regulator of cell proliferation-like isoform X1 yields MAKTVTDLLLETLEELGKDDLKRFKWKLKEIKVENQYNNIPWGKLETARPVDVTKELLNYYGEHYRVEVAIQVLRSIHRRDLADRLTKETQADVINLELESVTPRNPETDGSNLEQESNVQQMPASFKKRRRTFQGILFKMKLKKYRSRKLTLRDLQKISPESLKNWSAQTLGDLPWHFLRKVMALNGMTRSTSLGHGELEDEAVSEDEEELDIEDDFFSLNDTCTTDSLHPLDILCAVLLCSDSFLQQEILSRMSMCQFALPLLLPALDTPKCTLMLWAMRDIVKKWRPHSLAESRGFREESLVLTAMPTISFVRMGSCSFSKSKLLNEVLSPSQQYHDFFIHRDMECGNVPREIADGLVEISWYFPAGRENSDLFSESIAVTNLHGDIESHQLQFSFLMKVSTLMIIFVERLTEREYTLLLSLKEAGTKLYFMLSSEAEKSKDTLGFLKKLVLDLKLSKSHLLFKQSTTNQAQLVKKLRSTIGRITKFPHRHVTMEDMAETARELGIQVDEDCEECQSASKCVKEITAEIKDVAKYKREMLRLQGDLGKTVAKVEKELCRMRKRRTAHLEKYESELKEKLVALHKEKNQWDLTDGLVQFISGIACLSQVERCYFLKWMHLSLDHITRGNLASLQAEYKEKVKTSESDPQELAELGKLISARSLGSEHFMRELAQFYEAEHSRVKQSKITESQRQFIHLPGIAADLMLEGFPMELIDGDASNIPLQWVTDVLTQLHAKLGGRSRMLVLTVLGGQSTGKSTLLNTMFGLQFAVSSGRCTRGAFMSLIQVAENFQQELGCDFILVIDTEGLKAPELAMLEDSYEHDNELATLVVGLSDITIVNMAVENATEMKDVLQIVVHAFLRMEEIGHKPNCQFVHQNVSDVSAHEQNMGNRKHLLEQLDEMSKAAAKMETQIKEMAILDIMDYDPEKHNWYIPGLWHGVPPIAPVNIGYSERVCELKNYLFEFTKSCSANRSLKDIPQFIERLRSLWNIIKHEDFGVSFKSSLVDEVYNQLSMNYAEWEWGFRKEMHLWVSEKETFILNQSAADLNFSVFKNIALEKLQYGEQKIMDCLQQYFARKASDLHLVEKYKGDFIRCIKTLKNDLKTHVFRKCEEAILTQIGRLKSHNIQINYMKIVEGEIDQLLANCRRSTQQLDDKKLESKFEAVCHETSLCPLQNCQVAGDMEAQLRNDLMNQRSAITEMLQGAGSLKDYRMNSFKMKSKYLEKWLIQRAGLHKDSYLQKAKDIAKSLMDQCQDYIQEKVISKTDYDKTYCRELLRMINERLQEADVRKCYTNAFFEVDLKLHILGEAAHEFQKMHEVFIQEHNPQKHLEKFKPQYLSRFKDLYLEKDSCQKRAWDFCEHCLKPALIDYVNKRIATEIVDDFLSSGQAIKYGCKIFFQFTVEKKLLEDGNFKNYLNYINSYEEFVQSWIHRHLLDYYNKTNGLEVLEREILSTIVNKVRGVLEHAKDIKPNSVSAFLDDFCKALEQDLVISKDSLVGILFRNTAMAHQFSADIQTFLTDLEKQILSEFKELELESKLSNLPLKPQDEMFKQVSGFAEASIP; encoded by the exons ATGGCGAAGACTGTGACCGATCTCCTGCTGGagaccctggaagagctggggaaagaTGACCTCAAGCGATTCAAGTGGAAACTGAAGGAAATCAAGGTGGAAAACCAGTATAACAACATCCCCTGGGGCAAGCTGGAGACAGCACGTCCTGTGGATGTCACCAAGGAATTGCTCAACTACTATGGGGAGCACTACAGAGTGGAGGTGGCCATTCAAGTGCTGAGATCCATCCACCGAAGAGACCTGGCAGACAGACTCACCAAGGAAACACAAGCTG ATGTTATAAATCTGGAGCTGGAATCAGTGACGCCGCGAAACCCGGAGACAGATGGGTCCAATCTGGAGCAAGAATCCAATGTGCAGCAGATGCCAGCCTCTTTCAAAA AGCGGAGAAGAACATTTCAGGGCATCCTGTTCAAGATGAAACTGAAGAAGTACAGAAGTAGGAAGCTCACATTACGTGACCTCCAGAAAATCAGCCCAGAAAGTCTAAAGAACTGGTCTGCTCAGACCTTGGGGGATTTACCATGGCATTTCCTGAGAAAGGTGATGGCTCTGAATGGGATGACCAGAAGCACAAGCCTTGGGCATGGGGAGCTTGAAGATGAAGCAGTCAGTGAGGATGAGGAGGAACTGGATATTgaggatgattttttttctcttaatgaCACTTGCACTACTGATTCTCTGCACCCGCTTGACATTCTCTGTGCCGTTCTGCTTTGCTCAGACAGTTTCCTACAGCAGGAGATCTTGTCCAGAATGTCCATGTGCCAGTTTGCCCTCCCTCTGCTGCTACCTGCCCTCGACACCCCCAAGTGCACCCTAATGCTGTGGGCCATGAGGGACATTGTGAAGAAGTGGAGGCCGCACTCCCTGGCGGAGagcagagggttcagagaggaGAGCCTGGTGCTCACAGCAATGCCAACCATTTCCTTTGTACGGATGGGGAGCTGCAGCTTCTCCAAGTCCAAACTTCTCAATGAGGTTCTCAGCCCCTCCCAGCAGTACCATGATTTCTTCATCCATCGGGACATGGAGTGTGGGAACGTCCCTCGAGAAATTGCAGATGGGCTGGTCGAGATTTCCTGGTATTTCCCTGCTGGGAGGGAGAATTCAGATCTTTTCTCAGAATCCATTGCAGTTACAAATCTGCATGGAGACATTGAATCGCACCAGCTGCAGTTCAGCTTTTTAATGAAGGTATCAACTCTTATGATCATATTTGTTGAAAGACTCACTGAAAGGGAATATACTCTTCTATTGTCTTTGAAGGAAGCAGGCACAAAACTGTATTTTATGCTCAGTTCTGAGGCTGAGAAATCAAAGGACACATTGGGCTTCCTTAAAAAGCTAGTTCTGGATCTGAAATTGAGTAAATCACACCTATTGTTCAAACAGAGCACAACTAACCAGGCACAGCTTGTGAAAAAGCTGCGATCCACCATTGGAAGAATAACAAAGTTTCCTCATAGGCACGTGACTATGGAAGACATGGCAGAGACTGCTCGGGAACTAGGAATCCAGGTAGATGAGGACTGCGAAGAATGTCAGAGCGCCAGCAAGTGCGTTAAAGAAATCACTGCGGAAATAAAAGACGTTGCAAAGTACAAAAGAGAAATGCTGAGACTGCAAGGGGATCTAGGGAAGACTGTGGCTAAAGTGGAAAAAGAGCTGTGTCGAATGCGAAAACGAAGGACAGCCCACTTAGAGAAATATGAATCTGAGTTGAAAGAAAAATTGGTGGCATTACACAAAGAAAAGAATCAGTGGGACCTTACTGATGGTTTGGTTCAATTTATCAGTGGGATAGCATGTCTCTCCCAAGTGGAAAGATGTTATTTCCTGAAATGGATGCATCTTAGCCTAGATCACATTACAAGGGGGAATCTTGCTAGCTTACAAGCAGAGTATAAAGAGAAAGTTAAAACTTCAGAGAGCGACCCACAAGAGCTAGCAGAACTCGGTAAACTAATCTCTGCCAGATCCTTAGGGTCTGAGCATTTCATGCGTGAGTTGGCGCAATTCTATGAGGCTGAACATTCAAgggtaaaacaaagcaaaataacagaaagccaaagacaaTTCATCCATCTTCCAGGTATAGCAGCTGACCTGATGCTGGAAGGGTTTCCCATGGAGCTCATTGATGGAGATGCCTCCAACATCCCACTGCAGTGGGTGACAGATGTTCTGACTCAGCTCCATGCCAAGCTGGGGGGAAGGTCTAGAATGCTGGTTCTAACAGTGCTAGGAGGACAGAGCACTGGGAAATCCACCCTCCTCAACACCATGTTCGGCCTGCAGTTTGCAGTGAGCAGTGGCCGGTGTACGCGAGGAGCCTTCATGTCACTCATTCAAGTGGCAGAGAACTTTCAGCAGGAGCTGGGCTGTGATTTCATCCTGGTGATAGACACAGAAGGACTGAAAGCCCCTGAGCTGGCCATGTTGGAGGATAGTTATGAACATGACAATGAGCTGGCCACCCTAGTGGTTGGACTGAGTGACATAACCATTGTTAACATGGCCGTGGAGAACGCCACTGAAATGAAGGATGTGCTGCAAATTGTGGTCCATGCCTTTCTCAGAATGGAGGAAATCGGACACAAACCCAACTGCCAGTTTGTGCATCAGAATGTCAGTGATGTGTCTGCACATGAACAAAACATGGGGAACAGGAAACACCTCCTGGAGCAGCTGGATGAAATGAGCAAAGCTGCAGCAAAGATGGAGACGCAAATCAAGGAAATGGCAATTTTGGATATTATGGATTATGATCCAGAGAAACACAACTGGTACATCCCTGGGCTGTGGCATGGAGTCCCTCCCATTGCTCCAGTCAACATAGGATACAGTGAGAGGGTGTGTGAGTTAAAGAATTACCTGTTTGAATTTACAAAATCTTGCTCTGCTAACAGATCCCTTAAGGACATTCCCCAGTTTATTGAAAGGCTGAGAAGCCTGTGGAACATTATAAAACATGAAGATTTTGGCGTTAGCTTCAAAAGCAGCCTTGTAGATGAAGTCTATAACCAGCTGTCTATGAATTATGCAGAGTGGGAATGGGGTTTCCGCAAGGAGATGCATCTGTGGGTATCTGAAAAAGAAACTTTCATCCTCAACCAGTCAGCAGCAGACTTAAATTTCTCTGTCTTTAAAAACATAGCACTGGAAAAACTGCAGTATGGTGAGCAAAAGATCATGGACTGCTTACAACAATATTTTGCAAGGAAGGCCTCAGACTTGCACCTAGTGGAAAAGTACAAAGGAGATTTTATAAGGTGCATTAAAACACTCAAGAATGACCTTAAAACCCACGTGTTCAGAAAATGCGAAGAAGCTATTCTTACTCAAATAGGCAGGCTGAAGTCACACAACATCCAGATTAACTACATGAAAATAGTTGAAGGAGAAATTGATCAGTTATTGGCAAACTGCAGGAGGAGCACACAGCAACTAGATGACAAGAAACTGGAGTCCAAATTTGAAGCAGTATGTCACGAAACATCACTCTGTCCTCTGCAGAACTGCCAAGTTGCTGGAGATATGGAGGCCCAGTTAAGAAATGACCTGATGAATCAAAGGAGTGCCATCACAGAGATGCTACAAGGAGCAGGAAGCCTGAAGGATTATAGAATGAACTCATTCAAGATGAAATCTAAGTATTTGGAAAAATGGCTGATACAAAGAGCAGGGTTGCACAAAGATAGTTACCTTCAGAAAGCAAAAGACATTGCTAAATCGCTGATGGATCAGTGCCAGGATTACATTCAAGAAAAGGTCATTTCCAAAACAGACTATGACAAAACCTACTGCAGGGAATTGCTGCGTATGATCAACGAGAGGCTCCAAGAGGCGGATGTTCGGAAATGTTATACTAATGCATTCTTCGAAGTTGACCTGAAGCTTCACATTCTGGGGGAAGCGGCTCATGAGTTTCAGAAGATGCATGAAGTATTTATCCAGGAACACAATCCCCAGAAACATCTGGAGAAGTTTAAACCTCAGTACCTCTCCCGATTTAAAGATCTTTATTTAGAGAAGGATTCCTGCCAAAAGAGGGCCTGGGATTTCTGTGAACATTGTCTCAAACCTGCCCTGATTGACTATGTTAATAAAAGAATCGCAACAGAAATAGTGGATGACTTCCTCAGCAGTGGGCAGGCCATTAAATATGGCTGCAAGATCTTTTTCCAGTTTACCGTGGAGAAGAAGCTCCTGGAAGATGGGAACTTCAAGAACTATCTGAATTACATTAACAGCTATGAAGAGTTTGTCCAAAGCTGGATCCACAGACACTTGTTAGATTACTATAACAAGACTAATGGCTTGGAAGTCCTGGAAAGAGAGATTCTATCCACAatagtaaacaaagtgagaggagTTCTGGAACACGCCAAGGACATAAAGCCTAACTCAGTCTCTGCTTTCTTAGATGACTTTTGCAAAGCACTGGAGCAGGATCTGGTCATTTCCAAGGACAGCTTAGTGGGGATACTGTTCAGAAACACAGCAATGGCCCACCAGTTTTCTGCAGACATTCAGACCTTCCTAACTGACCTGGAAAAGCAAATCTTATCTGAATTtaaggagctggagctggagtcaaaACTCTCCAACCTGCCATTGAAGCCTCAGGATGAGATGTTCAAGCAAGTTTCTGGATTTGCAGAAGCCTCCATTCCCTGA